In Neomonachus schauinslandi chromosome 6, ASM220157v2, whole genome shotgun sequence, a genomic segment contains:
- the PRLHR gene encoding prolactin-releasing peptide receptor produces the protein MASLATQGPPVPDLFSGLPPAASTPANQSTEASAVNGSAADPGAQAVTPFQSLQLVHQLKGLIVLLYSIVVVVGLVGNCLLVLVIARVRRLHNVTNFLIGNLALSDVLMCTACVPLTLAYAFEPRGWVFGGGLCHLVFFLQPVTVYVSVFTLTTIAVDRYVVLVHPLRRRISLRLSAYAVLAIWALSAVLALPAAVHTYHVELKPHGVRLCEEFWGSQERQRQLYAWGLLLVTYLLPLLVILLSYVRVSVKLRNRVVPGCVTQSQADWDRARRRRTFCLLVVVVVVFAVCWLPLHVFNLLRDLDPHAIDPYAFGLVQLLCHWLAMSSACYNPFIYAWLHDNFREELRKLLLAWPRKIAPHGQTVTVSVVI, from the coding sequence ATGGCCTCACTGGCGACTCAGGGCCCCCCGGTCCCTGACTTATTTTCTGGGTTGCCACCGGCGGCCTCAACTCCTGCCAACCAGAGCACGGAGGCCTCGGCGGTCAATGGGTCGGCGGCTGACCCAGGCGCTCAGGCCGTCACGCCTTTCCAAAGCCTGCAGCTGGTGCATCAGCTGAAGGGGCTGATTGTGCTGCTCTACAGCATCGTGGTGGTTGTGGGGCTGGTGGGCAACTGCCTGCTGGTGCTGGTGATTGCGCGGGTGCGTCGGCTGCACAACGTGACCAACTTCCTCATCGGCAACCTGGCCTTGTCCGACGTGCTCATGTGCACCGCCTGCGTGCCGCTCACGCTGGCCTACGCTTTCGAGCCACGCGGCTGGGTGTTCGGCGGCGGCCTGTGCCACCTGGTCTTCTTCCTGCAGCCTGTCACCGTCTACGTGTCGGTGTTCACTCTCACCACCATCGCGGTGGACCGCTACGTCGTGCTAGTGCACCCGCTGCGCCGGCGCATCTCCCTGCGCCTCAGCGCCTACGCAGTGCTGGCCATCTGGGCGCTGTCCGCGGTGCTGGCGCTGCCGGCCGCCGTGCACACGTACCACGTCGAGCTCAAGCCGCATGGTGTGCGCCTCTGCGAGGAATTCTGGGGGTCTCAGGAGCGCCAGCGCCAGCTCTATGCTTGGGGGCTGCTGCTCGTCACCtacctgctccccctgctggtcaTCCTCCTGTCTTACGTCCGGGTGTCGGTGAAGCTGCGGAACCGCGTGGTGCCGGGCTGCGTGACCCAGAGTCAGGCCGACTGGGACCGTGCGCGGCGCCGGCGCACCTTCTGCCTgctggtggtggtagtggtggtgttCGCCGTCTGCTGGCTGCCGCTGCATGTCTTCAACCTGCTGCGGGACCTCGACCCGCACGCCATCGACCCCTACGCCTTCGGGCTGGTGCAGCTGCTCTGCCACTGGCTCGCCATGAGCTCGGCGTGCTACAACCCCTTCATTTACGCCTGGCTGCACGACAACTTCCGTGAGGAGCTGCGCAAGCTCTTGCTTGCCTGGCCCCGCAAGATCGCGCCGCACGGCCAGACCGTGACAGTCAGCGTGGTCATCTGA